The sequence TAAAGAGGGATCATACTATTCACAAAAATCCTATTGGTCTGCTCACCGATTTGTCAACGATGCCTATGCCGGACAGAGAGATGTATTACAAGTATAAGTTCATAAAGAATTTCCCGTTGAAGCGATTCACCAGCGGACGCGGGTGCACCAACAACTGTTCTTATTGCTTCAATCCTACCTTTAAAACGATGACAAAAGGGCGTGGCGATTTTGTGCGAAAAAAGACAGCCGAAAGGACTGTAGAAGAGATCCTGTATATATATAAGCGATATCCTCTGAAGCATGTTCATTTTTCGGATGATCTTTTTACCTATGATAAAGAATGGGTACTTGAGTTCTGTGAACGGTATTCTTCATCTGTTGGAGTTCCATTTACTTTTAACACAATGATAAACAAGCTTGATGAGGATATTGTTAAAGCTGCTAAGAATGCCGGTTGTTTTGGCATAGCTATCGGTATTGAGAGCGGCAAAGATGATATCAGGGTTAATATACTCAACAAAAGGATCACTAGTCAGGATATTATAGAAACTGCCTCATTGATTAAGAAACACGGGATATTTCTCACAACATTCAATATGATCGGTAATCCCGGTGAAACTCTTGAAGATGTTATTGCAACCATTGAGTTAAACAGGCGAATTAAGTCGGATAACCCGCGTATCTCATTATCGGTACCAATTCATGGCACCAAACTGTACAATTTTGCAATGGAGCATGGATATATAGATTTTAAAGATTTAGAGGCATTGTCTGCGCTCTTTGCAGCACATAAACCGGTATATAAAACGCCGTACACAAGAGAATTTGAAAACCTGTATTATGTATTCCCTCTTATGGTTAAATACAATTTTTTCTCCAACACAATGATGAGATATCGTTCCTCAAAAACACTTACACCATTTCTTAAACTCTTAGGTTTTACAAAGCTCTGGTATGAAAAATCATTCTATAATGTTGGGTTGATAAAGGGTTCCATGTTTTACTTCCACACAGGCGGGCTGAAGAACTGGACTAATCTGTATTCAACGATTATATAAAATTTAACCTCATTGCCGCTACTAAATAAACCGTCCTTAAAATGATTCAACCTTTTTGAATTAAACTGTAGAGCATGCTATACTATTAATAATATGCACATCTTAATTATAGAGGATGAGAAAAAAACTGCAGATTACTTGCGTAAAGGCTTAACGGAGAATGGTTTTGTTGTAGAAACTGCTGAAAACGGTGCGAATGGACTTTATTATGCAGGAATAAGTGACTATGACATGATTATACTTGATGTTGTACTGCCTGATATGAATGGATGGTCTGTGCTGTCTGAGATAAGACGCAACGGAAAGCAAACGCCGGTTCTCTTTTTGACAGCGAGAGACGGGGTACAGGATAGGGTTAAAGGTTTAGAACTTGGAGCCGATGATTATCTAATAAAGCCTTTTGCTTTTTCAGAACTCCTTGCCAGGATCCGCTCAATTTTAAGGAGAGGACCCGGCCGCCTACAAGAGGTCTTGATTATCGCGGATCTTGAGATTGATCTGCTCAAGCATAAGGCACATAGAGCGGACGACCAGCTTGATTTAACATCAAAAGAATTTACGCTCCTTGCTTTTCTTGGACAAAGAAAAGGTGAGGTTATTTCAAGAACACTTATAGCAGAACAGGTATGGGGTATGAACTTTGATAGCGATACCAATGTTGTGGATGTTGCAATAAGAAGGTTAAGAAAAAAAGTTGATGATCCTTATGAAGAGAAGTTGATCCACACCGTTAGAGGGGTTGGATATGTTCTTGAAGAACGCTAAGGGTAAAACTACATTTATGTCATGGTCGATTACCGGCAGGCTTACCGTCCTTTATACAGTTTCTGTATTCCTAATACTCGTTATCGTAAGTATTTTCTTGTACTGGGTGCTTGCCAATAATCTCTTAACAGAGGAAAACGAATTTCTCGGGGCAAAGATTCAAGTTCTCAGGGATATACTTTTAAAAACACCGGATGATCCTGAAATTATAAAAGAAGAAGTTCAATGGGAAACTTCTGCCAATCGGTTCGTAAAATACTATGTAAGGTTCCTTAATAAGAAGGGCAAAACAATGATTGAAACACCCGGTATGGATAAGGTTATAAATCCTTTATTTTTTCCATCACCAATAGCTATTAATGAAACTGTACAAAAAAGCGTAAAATGTAGAGCTATGAATGGAAGCCCGTATCTTTTAGTATCTGCCATGGCAAAGCTTGGTAGTAAGGGTAATAAACAAAGGATCGTACAGATAGCGCTTGATGTGTCGGATGACTATGCGATTCTTGCCATTTACAGGAAGGAACTGCTTATTGCACTTT is a genomic window of Deltaproteobacteria bacterium containing:
- a CDS encoding B12-binding domain-containing radical SAM protein — translated: MQNDHKIDIVFIQDNSINESIALTKLAAVLKRDGHTYEVFIEREEKDILRILSESNPRVVMIPTSVVRPEWGLSTAEKIKSRIPDIMILLSGTYPTFFSDVIENEYVDMILLGEADYAVPELLKRLKAGDDITGVNNIWIKRDHTIHKNPIGLLTDLSTMPMPDREMYYKYKFIKNFPLKRFTSGRGCTNNCSYCFNPTFKTMTKGRGDFVRKKTAERTVEEILYIYKRYPLKHVHFSDDLFTYDKEWVLEFCERYSSSVGVPFTFNTMINKLDEDIVKAAKNAGCFGIAIGIESGKDDIRVNILNKRITSQDIIETASLIKKHGIFLTTFNMIGNPGETLEDVIATIELNRRIKSDNPRISLSVPIHGTKLYNFAMEHGYIDFKDLEALSALFAAHKPVYKTPYTREFENLYYVFPLMVKYNFFSNTMMRYRSSKTLTPFLKLLGFTKLWYEKSFYNVGLIKGSMFYFHTGGLKNWTNLYSTII
- a CDS encoding heavy metal response regulator transcription factor yields the protein MHILIIEDEKKTADYLRKGLTENGFVVETAENGANGLYYAGISDYDMIILDVVLPDMNGWSVLSEIRRNGKQTPVLFLTARDGVQDRVKGLELGADDYLIKPFAFSELLARIRSILRRGPGRLQEVLIIADLEIDLLKHKAHRADDQLDLTSKEFTLLAFLGQRKGEVISRTLIAEQVWGMNFDSDTNVVDVAIRRLRKKVDDPYEEKLIHTVRGVGYVLEER